From Chryseobacterium sp. IHB B 17019, one genomic window encodes:
- a CDS encoding type IX secretion system protein PorD, producing the protein MKKFLSIFLLLFLFNLNFSQELLATVQVNSQQLGGSNQSAYKALEKSLRDFINNTSWTGKKLQNFEKIKSNFAIVITERDGNRFRGNLVVQAVRPVFNTTYESPLLNLQDQRFSFDYVENENLIFNERQFSGKNLIDVISFYVYVILGVDADSFQSMAGTQWFQKAQQIAQNGESQNTYDGWKQVNEPRSRSILIKEIMSPNWSQLRATSYSYHRAGLDNLFNQDQTAAKKVIFDALMQLKQYENSFQQAYYFNLFIDAKADEIFNVFNSGNNGGIVLGDLKNVMTILSPKNTDARWSKWKQ; encoded by the coding sequence ATGAAAAAATTTTTAAGCATATTTTTACTGTTGTTTTTGTTTAATCTTAATTTTTCTCAGGAATTATTAGCGACAGTCCAGGTGAATTCCCAGCAATTGGGAGGAAGTAACCAATCAGCTTATAAAGCGTTGGAGAAAAGCCTAAGGGATTTTATCAATAACACAAGCTGGACGGGCAAAAAACTTCAGAACTTTGAAAAGATCAAATCTAATTTTGCCATCGTCATTACTGAAAGAGACGGGAACCGTTTCAGAGGAAATCTCGTAGTACAGGCCGTTCGCCCGGTATTTAATACAACTTATGAAAGTCCGCTTCTTAATCTTCAGGATCAGAGATTTTCTTTTGATTATGTTGAGAATGAGAACCTTATATTCAATGAAAGACAGTTTTCAGGAAAAAACCTGATTGATGTGATCAGTTTTTATGTTTATGTGATTTTAGGGGTTGATGCGGATAGTTTCCAATCAATGGCCGGAACACAATGGTTTCAAAAAGCACAGCAGATCGCACAAAATGGCGAATCTCAGAACACTTATGACGGCTGGAAGCAGGTCAACGAGCCCAGAAGCCGTTCAATTCTTATTAAAGAGATCATGAGCCCGAACTGGAGTCAGTTGCGTGCAACGAGTTACTCGTATCACAGGGCCGGTTTGGATAATTTGTTCAACCAGGACCAGACTGCAGCGAAAAAAGTGATTTTTGATGCCTTAATGCAGTTAAAGCAATATGAAAATTCTTTTCAGCAGGCGTATTACTTTAATCTTTTTATAGATGCAAAAGCAGACGAGATTTTCAATGTTTTCAATTCCGGAAATAATGGAGGGATTGTATTGGGAGATCTTAAAAATGTAATGACCATTTTATCTCCAAAAAATACAGATGCCAGATGGAGCAAATGGAAACAGTAA
- a CDS encoding DNA repair protein RecN — MLSRIYIKNFALIDTLEVSLHNGLQVITGETGAGKSIILGALRLILGERADIKSISNTEEKSIVETEFDLNNQFKKFFVENDLDYEHQTIIRREILPSGKSRAFINDVPVTLDVLKELSSQLIDIHSQFETSNLFTSEYQFKIIDGLSENKQIIEEYQNEFSDFISFKTQLKKYQTQLSENNKESDYKKFLLTELEDLNLDDVDYEELQNQLSVQENAEMISENLAQILSRFHQEEVGIFSFFNEAKSKLSKIAEVSNNFSELDERLETSFVEVKDIISELENEADEIEINPENLALLSELNNRINALFLKHNVSDVNELKEIRDQLAGEQKGASELETLIAEIEGNIVKKEKTLQTLAEKLSKNRKKSIPVFVQKAEGLLKKLGLEKARVDIDLQDSADFNQFGKENIQLLFQANSGFPLKPIQTAISGGERSRVMLAVKKIIAESDELPTLILDEIDTGVSGKVAEEIGNLMREMSADMQLIVISHLAQVAAKGNNNYKVVKQDISGKTQSTIVTLNDDEKLNEIAQLLSGSKITEAALAQAKELIG, encoded by the coding sequence ATGCTTTCGAGAATTTATATTAAAAACTTTGCCCTGATTGATACCCTTGAAGTATCGTTACACAATGGTCTGCAAGTGATCACTGGGGAAACCGGTGCCGGAAAATCTATTATTTTAGGTGCTTTACGACTAATCCTGGGCGAAAGGGCTGATATAAAATCAATATCCAATACGGAAGAAAAAAGCATTGTTGAAACGGAATTTGACTTAAATAATCAATTCAAAAAATTCTTTGTTGAAAATGATCTTGATTACGAACATCAAACGATCATTCGCAGGGAAATTCTGCCTTCCGGGAAATCGAGGGCATTTATCAACGATGTTCCGGTGACCCTGGATGTTTTGAAGGAATTGTCTTCTCAATTAATTGATATTCACTCCCAATTTGAAACTTCCAATCTTTTTACTTCAGAATACCAGTTTAAAATCATCGACGGGCTTTCCGAAAATAAGCAGATTATTGAAGAATATCAAAATGAATTTTCAGATTTTATAAGTTTTAAAACTCAGCTTAAAAAATATCAGACCCAGCTTTCCGAAAACAATAAAGAAAGTGATTACAAAAAATTTCTTTTAACAGAACTTGAGGACTTAAATCTTGATGATGTTGATTATGAAGAACTCCAAAACCAGCTTTCTGTGCAGGAAAATGCTGAGATGATTTCTGAAAATCTGGCGCAGATCTTATCAAGGTTCCATCAGGAAGAGGTGGGGATTTTCTCCTTTTTTAATGAAGCTAAAAGTAAATTATCAAAAATTGCAGAAGTTTCAAACAATTTTTCTGAGCTTGATGAAAGACTGGAAACTTCTTTTGTTGAAGTAAAAGATATCATTTCAGAGCTTGAAAATGAAGCCGATGAAATTGAAATTAATCCTGAAAACTTAGCATTACTTTCTGAATTAAATAATAGAATTAACGCTTTATTTTTGAAGCATAATGTTTCCGATGTCAATGAGTTAAAAGAAATAAGAGATCAGTTAGCCGGCGAACAGAAAGGAGCCTCCGAACTGGAAACTCTTATTGCTGAAATTGAAGGAAATATTGTCAAAAAAGAAAAAACACTTCAAACTCTTGCAGAAAAACTTTCTAAAAACAGAAAGAAAAGTATTCCGGTTTTTGTTCAGAAAGCAGAAGGTTTACTTAAAAAATTAGGCCTTGAAAAAGCGAGGGTTGATATTGATCTACAAGATTCTGCCGATTTTAATCAATTTGGGAAAGAAAATATTCAGCTTTTATTCCAGGCGAATTCCGGGTTTCCTTTAAAACCCATTCAAACTGCCATTTCCGGTGGTGAAAGATCAAGAGTAATGTTGGCGGTAAAGAAAATAATTGCCGAAAGTGATGAGCTTCCAACTTTAATTTTAGACGAAATCGACACCGGAGTTTCAGGAAAAGTAGCGGAAGAAATAGGAAATCTGATGCGTGAAATGTCTGCAGATATGCAATTGATCGTCATTTCTCACCTGGCGCAGGTTGCAGCAAAAGGAAATAATAACTACAAGGTTGTAAAACAGGATATTTCCGGAAAAACGCAATCGACCATTGTTACTTTAAACGACGACGAAAAATTAAACGAAATTGCCCAATTACTTTCAGGAAGTAAAATTACGGAAGCGGCGTTGGCGCAGGCAAAAGAACTGATAGGATAA
- a CDS encoding terpene synthase family protein: MNTNTTPQITYPFPVKISPHGPALEKIVDNWIDEYTCFTPSFNKQMKAIKVGHVIATYFPNATFDQGLIIAQWIIWAFIIDDYYSYGPLEELPRASERMLEILNGGSPRPEDNDIVRRTVIVRDTILPHVSPQWMKRFALGHIAWFDGMKQEAEYSRSGGRKFLPLKEFMAIRVKALGGNETAILQI, from the coding sequence ATGAATACCAACACCACCCCACAAATTACCTATCCATTTCCTGTTAAGATTAGTCCTCACGGACCGGCATTGGAAAAAATTGTAGACAACTGGATTGATGAATATACCTGCTTTACGCCATCATTTAATAAGCAAATGAAAGCAATTAAAGTAGGTCATGTGATTGCCACTTATTTTCCGAATGCCACTTTCGATCAAGGTCTTATCATTGCTCAATGGATTATTTGGGCTTTTATTATTGATGACTATTATAGCTATGGACCTCTGGAGGAGCTTCCGAGAGCAAGTGAACGAATGCTGGAAATATTGAATGGGGGTAGTCCCCGGCCAGAAGACAACGATATTGTTCGCAGGACCGTTATTGTAAGAGATACTATATTGCCACACGTAAGCCCGCAGTGGATGAAGCGATTTGCCCTTGGTCATATAGCTTGGTTTGATGGCATGAAACAAGAAGCGGAGTACAGTCGTAGTGGAGGCCGCAAATTTCTGCCTTTGAAAGAGTTTATGGCAATAAGAGTAAAGGCTTTAGGTGGAAATGAGACAGCTATCTTGCAGATATAG
- a CDS encoding terpene synthase family protein encodes MPPEEILYNPTLLQLRHLFTRITALCNDVFSVKKDIKNGDTMNSILVIQHEWNCTLEEAKAEAINMHNRDVQEFVAVRSSLPDVGSWQEKFEDCILNMELMMSGHLAWYQYSERYL; translated from the coding sequence ATGCCGCCAGAAGAAATTCTATACAACCCTACACTGCTTCAGTTACGACATCTTTTTACCAGAATAACAGCTCTGTGTAATGATGTATTTTCCGTTAAAAAAGATATTAAAAATGGCGATACAATGAATAGCATCTTGGTGATTCAACATGAATGGAATTGTACACTGGAAGAAGCCAAAGCAGAGGCTATCAATATGCATAACAGGGATGTCCAAGAGTTTGTCGCTGTAAGATCCTCATTGCCTGATGTAGGTTCCTGGCAGGAAAAGTTTGAGGACTGTATTTTGAATATGGAACTAATGATGTCAGGACACCTCGCATGGTATCAATATTCTGAGCGTTACTTATAA
- a CDS encoding DUF5687 family protein has translation MFFKFLRLEIKSFFRGSSLGINVAMKILRFIGILYFMLCFAGAAFIIFYGTQEKMHQNPVKIVSKFLIAAWAIDLIIKYIWQEMPTQNIKPFLTLNISKKTLVNYLLSKTFLSALSWLNSLFFITFCGIALFNGYSFTGVLGWFIGVSLLFYLNNFINILFNDKEVVAIVVGCIFAVIGVLAYYNIVPVLSYSEKVFYNFFERPYFAVISIVLFLGLWKICYHHIRKVFYLDQGLEAKKTVGKTENIAFLNKYGAIGTFINNDIKMLRRNKVTKGILIGSFTFLFYGMLMFTSSIYKTPAMMMFMGLFVTGGFQFMFGQKVPAFDSSYYPLMMTLNVPYKEYLKAKWWLMNIVTAASIIVALGYVYFGWNVYLAFFAAGIYNIGVNSQFTLWSGAFNKAQIDLNAKEKRMGQKSSFNLKALLLLIPKMFLPMVVFAVMQHFFGIAAGVISVAVLGLIGFLLREKIFDIIVKHYKTEKYSTLEAFKNKD, from the coding sequence ATGTTTTTTAAGTTTCTGAGATTAGAAATCAAAAGTTTTTTTCGTGGCAGTTCTTTAGGGATTAATGTGGCAATGAAAATTCTTCGTTTTATCGGGATTCTCTATTTTATGTTATGTTTTGCGGGAGCCGCGTTTATTATATTTTACGGTACTCAGGAAAAGATGCATCAAAATCCAGTAAAAATTGTTTCAAAGTTTCTTATTGCGGCTTGGGCAATTGATCTGATTATCAAATATATCTGGCAGGAAATGCCGACTCAGAACATTAAGCCGTTCCTTACTTTAAATATTTCCAAGAAAACGCTGGTTAATTATTTATTGAGTAAGACGTTTTTGTCCGCTTTAAGTTGGCTGAACTCTTTGTTTTTTATTACATTTTGCGGGATTGCATTATTCAACGGATATAGCTTTACAGGTGTCTTGGGTTGGTTTATCGGTGTTTCCCTGTTGTTTTACCTTAATAATTTTATCAATATTTTATTTAATGACAAAGAGGTCGTTGCGATTGTTGTAGGATGTATTTTTGCTGTAATTGGAGTTTTGGCATATTACAATATTGTTCCGGTACTTTCTTATTCTGAAAAGGTTTTCTACAATTTCTTTGAAAGACCTTATTTTGCTGTTATTTCTATTGTTTTATTTTTGGGTCTTTGGAAGATCTGTTACCATCATATCCGAAAAGTATTTTATCTTGATCAGGGCCTTGAAGCGAAAAAAACTGTAGGTAAAACTGAGAATATTGCTTTCTTAAACAAATACGGAGCCATCGGGACTTTCATCAATAACGACATTAAGATGCTTCGAAGAAACAAAGTAACCAAAGGCATTTTGATCGGCAGCTTTACGTTTCTTTTTTACGGAATGTTGATGTTCACATCATCCATTTACAAAACTCCGGCGATGATGATGTTTATGGGATTGTTTGTAACGGGAGGATTTCAGTTTATGTTTGGGCAGAAAGTTCCAGCCTTCGACAGCTCCTATTATCCGCTAATGATGACTTTAAACGTTCCCTATAAAGAATATCTGAAAGCAAAATGGTGGCTGATGAATATCGTAACGGCGGCTTCTATTATCGTTGCTTTGGGATATGTTTATTTCGGATGGAATGTTTATCTGGCCTTTTTTGCGGCAGGGATCTATAATATAGGCGTAAATTCTCAATTTACACTTTGGTCGGGAGCCTTCAACAAAGCACAGATTGACCTTAATGCCAAAGAAAAAAGAATGGGGCAGAAAAGCAGCTTTAATTTAAAAGCTTTATTACTATTAATTCCAAAAATGTTTTTACCGATGGTAGTTTTCGCAGTAATGCAGCATTTCTTCGGAATTGCAGCGGGTGTTATAAGTGTTGCAGTTCTGGGACTGATCGGGTTTTTATTAAGAGAGAAAATTTTTGATATTATTGTAAAGCATTATAAAACAGAAAAATACAGCACGCTGGAAGCATTCAAAAATAAAGATTAA
- a CDS encoding ABC transporter ATP-binding protein, producing the protein MITVNNLSKTYGKATVLNIENLEIPKGETFGLVGNNGAGKTTLFSLMLDLIQPTTGFVSIDGIKVNESEAWKNKVSAFVDDSFLIGYLTPEEYFYFIGELRGQNKASVDEFLKQFHDLFNGEILNSGKYVRDLSKGNQKKVGIIGAIIGNPEIIILDEPFANLDPSTQIKLKNLIKELSKQDGVTFLISSHDLSHTTEVCNRIVVVNKGLLVKDILTTPETLKDLEQYFADQVSTVTV; encoded by the coding sequence ATGATCACAGTAAATAATTTATCTAAAACATACGGAAAAGCAACCGTTTTAAATATAGAAAACCTTGAAATTCCCAAAGGCGAAACTTTTGGCTTGGTTGGGAACAATGGAGCGGGAAAAACTACACTTTTTAGTTTAATGCTTGATTTAATACAGCCTACAACAGGTTTCGTAAGCATAGACGGCATCAAAGTAAACGAATCCGAAGCCTGGAAAAATAAAGTTTCAGCTTTTGTAGATGATTCTTTTTTAATCGGTTATCTCACGCCGGAAGAATACTTTTATTTCATCGGAGAGTTGAGAGGGCAGAATAAAGCTTCTGTGGATGAATTTCTAAAACAGTTTCATGATCTTTTTAATGGAGAAATTTTAAATTCGGGAAAATATGTTCGTGACCTTTCAAAAGGTAATCAGAAGAAAGTCGGAATTATTGGTGCCATTATCGGAAATCCTGAGATCATTATTTTGGATGAGCCTTTCGCTAATCTTGACCCTTCAACCCAGATTAAATTAAAAAACTTAATCAAAGAATTATCAAAGCAGGACGGCGTGACTTTCCTTATTTCGAGCCACGATCTTTCGCATACCACTGAGGTTTGTAACAGGATTGTTGTCGTAAATAAAGGTCTGCTGGTAAAAGATATTTTGACCACTCCCGAAACATTGAAGGATCTGGAACAATATTTTGCCGATCAGGTTTCAACAGTTACAGTATAA
- a CDS encoding bacteriocin-like protein, whose translation MKNLKKINRENLKQVLGGHTCPSGTYHITYNGYHACCLQIPTGNPCTSTKCLVPVEMCDGGVS comes from the coding sequence ATGAAAAATTTAAAGAAAATTAACAGAGAGAATCTTAAGCAAGTGTTAGGCGGTCATACATGTCCTTCCGGAACGTATCACATTACTTATAACGGATATCACGCATGCTGCCTTCAAATCCCGACTGGAAATCCTTGTACATCCACAAAATGCCTGGTTCCGGTAGAAATGTGTGATGGAGGTGTAAGCTAG
- the fumC gene encoding class II fumarate hydratase — MNYRIEKDTMGEVQVPADKFWGAQTERSRNNFKIGPEGSMPHEIIEAFAYLKKAAAFTNTDLGVLAAEKRDMIAKVCDEILEGKLNDQFPLVIWQTGSGTQSNMNVNEVISNRAHVNNGGTLGDKSEVHPNDDVNKSQSSNDTYPTAMHIAAYKKVVETTIPAVEKLRDTLKEKSEAFKDIVKIGRTHLMDATPLTLGQEFSGYVAQLNYGIKALKNTLPHLSELALGGTAVGTGLNTPKGYDVKVAEYIAKFTNLPFVTAENKFEALAAHDAIVESHGALKQLAVSLYKIAQDIRLLASGPRSGIGEIHIPENEPGSSIMPGKVNPTQNEAMTMVCAQVLGNDTTISFAGTQGNYELNVFKPVMAYNFLQSAQLIADACISFNDHCAVGIEPNHERIKELVDKSLMLVTALNTHIGYENAAKIAKTAHKNGTTLKEEAINLGFVTSEQFDEWVKPEDMVGSLK, encoded by the coding sequence ATGAATTACAGAATAGAAAAAGACACCATGGGAGAAGTGCAAGTTCCTGCTGATAAGTTTTGGGGCGCACAAACGGAACGTTCTAGAAACAATTTCAAGATTGGGCCGGAAGGTTCTATGCCACATGAAATTATCGAAGCTTTTGCTTATTTAAAAAAAGCGGCTGCTTTCACCAACACGGATTTGGGAGTTCTTGCTGCCGAAAAAAGAGATATGATCGCGAAAGTCTGCGACGAAATTTTAGAAGGAAAATTAAATGACCAGTTTCCTTTGGTGATCTGGCAAACGGGTTCCGGAACACAGTCGAATATGAATGTGAATGAAGTTATTTCCAACCGGGCCCATGTCAATAATGGCGGAACTTTGGGCGACAAATCTGAAGTTCACCCGAATGATGACGTGAACAAATCCCAGTCTTCTAACGATACATATCCGACAGCAATGCACATCGCCGCCTATAAAAAAGTGGTTGAAACAACTATTCCTGCGGTTGAAAAATTAAGAGATACCTTAAAAGAAAAATCAGAAGCGTTTAAAGATATCGTTAAAATCGGGAGAACCCATTTGATGGATGCCACTCCATTGACTTTAGGCCAGGAGTTTTCCGGGTATGTCGCTCAGTTGAATTATGGAATTAAAGCGTTGAAAAATACATTACCTCACCTTTCCGAGCTTGCTTTGGGAGGAACTGCAGTGGGGACTGGATTGAATACTCCAAAAGGTTACGATGTAAAAGTAGCGGAATATATTGCAAAATTCACGAATCTTCCTTTTGTAACCGCAGAAAATAAATTTGAAGCTTTGGCTGCTCACGACGCCATTGTAGAATCTCACGGAGCGTTGAAACAACTGGCGGTTTCGTTATACAAAATTGCTCAGGATATCAGATTATTGGCTTCCGGGCCGCGTTCGGGAATTGGTGAAATTCATATTCCTGAGAATGAACCGGGCTCGTCAATTATGCCGGGAAAAGTAAATCCTACACAAAATGAAGCGATGACAATGGTTTGCGCGCAGGTTTTAGGAAATGATACTACGATTTCTTTTGCAGGAACTCAGGGTAATTATGAACTGAATGTTTTCAAGCCTGTGATGGCTTACAATTTCTTACAGTCGGCACAGTTGATTGCGGATGCATGTATTTCATTTAATGATCATTGTGCAGTAGGAATTGAACCGAATCATGAAAGAATTAAGGAGTTGGTAGACAAATCTTTGATGCTCGTAACTGCCTTGAACACTCATATCGGTTATGAAAATGCAGCAAAAATTGCCAAAACAGCTCATAAAAATGGAACAACGTTGAAAGAAGAAGCTATTAATTTAGGTTTTGTAACTTCCGAACAGTTTGACGAATGGGTGAAGCCTGAAGATATGGTGGGAAGCTTAAAATAA
- a CDS encoding fumarate hydratase codes for MEFRYQDPYPIQKDDTVYKKLTSDYVKVEKLGEREILTIDPKGLELLAEEAMADVSFMLRSSHLESLRRIIDDPEATDNDRFVAYNLLQNAAVAVEGALPSCQDTGTAIVMGKKGENVYTGVDDGEYLSKGIYNTYQKRNLRYSQVVPLTMFDEKNSGSNLPAQIDIYAKKGDYYEFLFLTKGGGSANKTFLYQKTKSLLNEKSLEAFVKERISDLGTAACPPYHLALVIGGTSAEANLAAVKKASAKYYDNLPTEGNEAGQAFRDLEWEAKVQKICQESAIGAQFGGKYLTHDVRVIRLPRHAASCPVGMGVSCSADRNIKGKITKEGIFLEQLEQDPKRFLPATPPHLEEAIEIDLNKPMPEILAELSKYPIKTRLKLNGTLIVARDIAHAKIKELLDSGQPMPEYFKNHPIYYAGPAKTPEGMASGSFGPTTAGRMDVYVDEFQSHGGSMVMLAKGNRTKDVTDACNKYGGFYLGSVGGPAAILAKDNILSVEVVDFPELGMEAVRKIEVKDFPAFIITDDKGNDFFADLAH; via the coding sequence ATGGAATTTAGATATCAGGATCCGTATCCGATTCAGAAAGATGATACGGTGTATAAAAAGCTTACATCAGATTATGTGAAAGTTGAAAAATTGGGAGAAAGAGAAATTTTAACCATCGATCCAAAAGGTCTTGAGCTATTGGCTGAAGAAGCAATGGCCGATGTTTCTTTCATGCTTCGTTCTTCACATTTAGAAAGTTTGAGAAGAATTATTGATGATCCTGAAGCTACAGATAACGACAGATTCGTTGCGTATAACTTATTGCAGAATGCTGCGGTTGCCGTTGAAGGAGCTTTGCCTTCTTGTCAGGATACAGGAACTGCGATTGTGATGGGTAAAAAAGGAGAAAATGTTTACACGGGCGTTGATGACGGTGAATATTTAAGCAAAGGAATCTATAACACATACCAAAAAAGGAATTTAAGATATTCTCAGGTTGTCCCTTTGACGATGTTTGACGAGAAAAATTCGGGTTCAAATCTTCCGGCGCAGATTGATATTTATGCTAAAAAAGGAGATTACTACGAGTTTTTATTTTTAACAAAAGGTGGAGGTTCTGCCAACAAAACTTTCCTTTATCAAAAAACGAAATCTTTATTAAACGAAAAATCTCTTGAAGCTTTTGTAAAAGAGAGAATTTCAGATTTAGGAACGGCTGCCTGTCCGCCTTACCATTTAGCTTTGGTGATTGGTGGAACTTCTGCGGAAGCAAATTTAGCTGCGGTGAAAAAAGCATCCGCGAAATATTACGATAATCTTCCGACAGAAGGAAATGAAGCCGGACAAGCCTTCAGAGACTTGGAATGGGAAGCAAAAGTTCAGAAAATCTGCCAGGAAAGTGCTATTGGTGCCCAGTTTGGAGGTAAATATCTGACTCATGATGTTCGAGTGATAAGATTGCCACGTCACGCAGCTTCTTGCCCGGTTGGTATGGGAGTTTCCTGTTCGGCAGATAGAAATATTAAAGGTAAAATTACCAAAGAAGGTATTTTCTTAGAGCAATTGGAACAAGATCCGAAAAGATTTTTACCCGCAACACCGCCACATTTGGAAGAAGCGATTGAGATTGATTTGAATAAGCCAATGCCCGAAATTTTAGCAGAGCTTTCAAAATATCCGATCAAAACAAGATTAAAATTAAATGGAACCCTGATTGTTGCCAGAGATATTGCTCACGCAAAAATCAAAGAATTATTGGACAGCGGACAACCAATGCCGGAATATTTCAAAAATCACCCGATTTATTACGCAGGACCTGCAAAAACTCCAGAAGGTATGGCTTCAGGAAGCTTCGGGCCTACAACGGCGGGAAGAATGGACGTTTATGTTGATGAATTCCAAAGCCACGGCGGAAGCATGGTGATGTTGGCAAAAGGAAACAGAACCAAAGACGTTACGGATGCTTGTAATAAGTATGGAGGTTTCTATTTGGGATCAGTGGGTGGACCTGCTGCAATTCTTGCAAAAGATAATATTTTATCCGTTGAGGTGGTAGATTTCCCGGAATTAGGAATGGAAGCTGTAAGAAAAATCGAAGTGAAAGATTTTCCTGCATTCATTATTACGGATGATAAAGGGAATGATTTCTTTGCAGATCTTGCTCATTAA
- a CDS encoding helix-turn-helix transcriptional regulator, whose amino-acid sequence MKNQSDKGLFFRSEDIKIVMQEDLYPEKFSSSIIIESPLSFNILFLLSPDIYLKTPDCGSKFLFKKNQYILHYSSQENIVELWTERQEILKYLQIQISYNYIVNLINPEYDKESAHILESMIKNNFIFLHKQTPPYMTVEMHMILKEILGHPQKGVMQKLFVEAKIIKFLILIFEQFNGKNITEETPEIPLMIKKFVDENYHKNIKVEDIGKLIGINQNKIRKEFKTQYNITVSDYIAELRMLRAKKLIINKEILIKEIAIECGYEYVQNFTRAFKKKFGVSPEKLRMQ is encoded by the coding sequence ATGAAGAATCAATCAGATAAAGGATTATTTTTCAGATCTGAAGACATAAAAATTGTTATGCAGGAAGACTTGTATCCTGAAAAATTTTCATCTTCGATAATAATTGAAAGCCCATTGAGTTTTAACATTTTGTTTTTGCTGAGTCCTGATATTTATCTTAAAACACCCGACTGCGGTTCAAAATTTTTATTCAAAAAAAATCAATACATTCTACATTATTCATCACAGGAAAATATTGTTGAGCTGTGGACAGAAAGACAGGAAATTTTAAAATATCTTCAAATTCAGATCAGTTATAATTATATTGTGAACCTCATCAATCCTGAATACGATAAAGAAAGTGCACATATCCTGGAAAGCATGATTAAGAATAATTTCATTTTCCTTCATAAGCAAACTCCACCGTATATGACTGTTGAAATGCACATGATTTTAAAGGAAATTCTAGGCCATCCCCAAAAAGGAGTAATGCAGAAATTATTCGTTGAAGCAAAAATTATTAAATTTTTAATTCTGATTTTTGAACAGTTTAATGGAAAAAACATCACTGAGGAAACTCCGGAAATACCGTTAATGATCAAAAAATTCGTTGATGAGAATTACCATAAGAATATTAAAGTTGAAGACATCGGGAAGCTCATCGGTATCAATCAAAATAAAATCCGAAAAGAATTCAAGACACAATATAATATTACTGTGAGTGATTATATTGCAGAACTAAGGATGCTGAGAGCAAAAAAACTCATCATTAACAAAGAAATACTGATCAAAGAAATTGCCATAGAATGCGGCTATGAATATGTGCAGAACTTCACAAGAGCCTTCAAAAAGAAGTTTGGAGTCTCACCCGAAAAGTTAAGAATGCAATAA